TAAGGCCTTACTTATGAAGCACGTTTGGCGTTTAAGTAGTAATTCTCAATCTATGCTATCTGCTACAGTTGACCGTAAATTCTTGAAACCTTTGCATATTGGGATACAAGCTTTGTTGGTCGGACGATGTCTCTCCTGGGATATGCGGGGCATGGGAAGAGCTTTCAACAATGTTCTTAGAGGTTGTAGTTGAAAAATTGGTAATGGGAAGAAAGTTTCGGTAGGGGGTAACAAGTGGGTCCTGGGTGGAATTCCTGTTTATAGTTCTCACGTTACATTACAACAAGCTAAGGATTGGAAAGTCCATCATTTCATTCATCCTCTGGGTGCGGGTTGGAATCATGAGAGGATCCAGACAGCCTTTGAATTCCAAGATGCTCGCAAAATAGTTGGTCTTGAACTTCCAACTTCGGATACTGAAGATTTTCTTTATTGGGACTTTCATAAATCGGGTAAATTTACGGTTAAGACTGCCTACGCTATGCTAGCAGTTGAGGAATCTTCTGATATGATAAATGTGCCACAAAATAACATTTATAAGATGCTTTGGTCTTCGGGTATCCATCCTAAGTGGAAATTATTTGTGTGGAAACTTCTTCATAATGGCTTGGCAACCAAAGTCAATCTAGGGAGGAAAGGTATCCAGGTCTCGATCTTCTGTGATGTTTGTGGGTGTGACGAAGAAGACATACAACATCTCTTCCGGTTATGTAACTCTGCGCAACAGGTTTGGAGGAGTGGATCTCTAGCTATCCACTCAGAATTCAATGAAACTATGTCCTTTTCGGAATGGTTTCTGTTTTATATCCGGCAATTTCAACGCCAAGATGGGAACCGCAACCTGAGAATAGTGTACTTTATTAGTACACTTTGGGGCCTGTGGTTGACTAGGAATAACAGGGTATTTAGATGAGAGATTTCGATAATTGCAACTGCTCAAGCGCTTATCAATAAGGGGATGAGTGAACATGGTTTTCTTCTGCATCGAAAACACCCAAATATAGGGTTTCTACATCCTCCAGAGGATACTTTAGTTTTTCCACCAGGTTTTTTCAGGGCTATCATCTCGGGTATGGAAGACCAGGGTGCTCCAGCTATAATCTTGGTGGATGGTTCGTGGCATAAGATTACTGGGAATGCTGGAATGGGTTGGGTTCTAGATGGTAAATATCTGCAGGAGGGGAGAATTTTGGGAGGAGCGCAGCCAGGCACTTCTCATTCGGCTTTGCAAACAGAGGCTACAACTTGTCTTCTAGGTTTATGGTGGGCGTCTCAGTCTTTGATAACAAGAGTTACAATTTTAACTGATTCACATCGGTTAGTTGAACTGTTGCGAGTGGATGCGATGTTAGATGTGCAGATCATGTGGACAGTTGCGGAAATCAAGAAAGTGGGGAAAACCTTTTCTTGGTGTTGCGTCAACAAGGTTGATCGTCAACAAGTGCACAAGGCCCGTGAGCTAGAAACTGCAGCGTCTACTTCTCATTTGTGTTTTAATAATTTTGCATAGTTTGTTTAGTTTGTTCTTTGAgcatatgtcaaaaaaaaaatatatataatggcAATCTTGAAAAGTAAATTTACTAACCTCGCCCTATAGGAAGATTTTTAAAAATCCTGTTCTCAGAATTTGGTTTGTTTGATACTTGTTAACGAACAAGCTTGTTTGCATTTCGAGTTTGACCTCGAGTTTTATAAAATATACGAGCCCTAAGTTgccttataaaataaatatatcatCAAATGCATGGATAGTCATTGAATATGGTGACCAAATGCATTATTTATCGAAGATAGGATAAGAAGCTATTGAGCTTATGATTATGAGTATATATTACCTTGAGTTGGTTAGACAATGTCCCACATGGAAAGGAAAAAGTACATGCTactatgtaaaacatataaaaccaattttattgatttgaacAACTCATACCTTTCTCGGCCTTTTGGCTAAGATCAAGTGTAGTATCTGTTCTTATCAGTTTAATATCTGATACGTGGGCCATTGGCCCACAAtgatattaattttatttttaagggGAAAGACCCATCACAATAGCTTGCTATTGGGGTCTTTGCAAGTCGCCCATGTGTTGCACTGTTGCACGGGTCTGGCGGACCCCACTATTTCTCAAACCAATATTATGTACTGGCCGATGAATCAATCATAAATTGGTGTGTTCCAACTTTAGCTAGGGCTGCAAACGAGTTTAGTTGAACCCGGTTTTAGATTGTTCGGGTTGAGATTTATAAAGATTATTAGTGTTCGAGCTAACTTGAGCTTGAGGAATCTTTTAAAAACTCTTGTTCTAAGAATTTGGTTTGTTCGATATTTGTTAACGAACAAGCTTGTTTGCATTTCGAGTTTGACCTCGAGTATGATAAAATAAACGAGCCTTAAGTTggcttaaaaaaaatatatacatcaTCAAATTCATGGATAGTCATTGAATATGGTGTCCAAATGCATTAGAAGTATTTATCGAAGATAGGATAAGAAGCTATTGAGGTTTTATTTATGAGTATATCTTACCTTGAGTTGGTTAGACAGtgtcccacatggaaagaaGAAAGTACATGCTactatgtaaaacatataaAACCAATTTTATTGAGTTGAACAACTCATACCTTTCTCGGCCTTTTGGCTAAGATCAAGTGTAGTATCTGTTCTTATCAGTTTAATATCTGATACGTGGGTCATTGGCCCACAatgatattaaatttattttttaagggGAAAGACCCATCACAATAGCTTGCTATTGGGGTCTTTGCACGTCGCCCATGCGTTGCACTGTTGTATGGGCCTGGCGTACCCCACTATTTCTCAAACTAATATTATGTACTGGCCGATGAATCAATCATAAATTGGTGTGTTCCAACTAGAGCTAGGGCTGCAAACGAGTTCAGTTGAACCCGGTTTTAGATTGTGAGGGTTGAGATTTATAAAGATTATTAATGTTCGAGCTAACTTGAGCTTGAGGAATCTTTTAAAAACTCTTATTCTAAGAATTTGGTTTGTTCGATATTTGTTAACGAACAAGCTGGTTTGCATTTTGAGTTTGACCTCGAGTTTGATAAAATAAACGAGTCTTAAGTTggcttaaaaaaaaatatatatcatcAAATGCATGGATAGGCATTGAATATGGTTACCAAATGCATTAGAAGTATTTATCGAAGATAGGATAAGAAGCTATTGAGGTTTTATTTATGAGTATATCTTACCTTGAGTTGGTTAGACAGTGTCCCACGTGGAAAGAAGAAAGTACATGCTactatgtaaaacatataaaaccaattttattgatttgaaaAACTCATACCTTTCTCGGCCTTTTGGCTAAGATCAAGTGTAGTATCTGTTCTTATCAGTTTAATATCTGATACGTGGGTCATTGGCCCACAAcgatattaaatttattttttaagggGAAAGACCCATCACAATAGCTTGCTATTGGGGTCTTTGCAGTCTCCCATACGTTGCACTGCTGTATGGGCCTGGCGTACTCCACTATTTCTCAATCTAATATTATGTACTGGTCGATGAATCAATCATAAATTGGTGTGTTCCAACTAGAGCTAGGGTTGCAAACGAGTTCAGTTGAACCCAGTTTTAGACTGTTCGGGTTGAGATTTATAAAGATTATTAGTGTTCGAGCTAACTTGAGCTTGAGGAATCTTTTAAAAACTCTTATTCTAAGAATTTGGTTTGTTCGATATTTGTTAACGAACAAGCTTGTTTGCATTTCGAGTTTGACCTCGAGTATGATAAAATAAACGAGCCTTAAGTTggcttaaaaaaaatatatacatcaTCAAATTCATGGATAGTCATTGAATATGGTGACCAAATGCATTAGAAGTATTTATCGAAGATAGGATAAGAAGCTATTGAGGTTTTATTTATGAGTATATCTTACCTTGAGTTGGTTAGACAGtgtcccacatggaaagaaGAAAATACATGCTactatgtaaaacatataaAACCAACTATATTGATTTGTACAACTCATACCTTTCTCGGCCTTTTGGCTAAGATCAAGTGTAGTATCTGTTCTTATCAGTTTAATATCTGATACGTGGGTCATTGGCCCACAAcgatattaaatttattttttaagggGAAAGACCCATCACAATAGCTTGCTATTGGGGTCTTTGCACGTCGCCCATGCGTTACACTGCTGTATGGGCCTGGGGTACCCCACTATTTCTCAAACCAATATTATGTACTGGCCGATGAATCAATCATAAATTGGTGTGTTCCAACTAGAGCTAGGGCTGCAAACGAGTTCAGTTGAACCCAGTTTTAGACTGTTCGGGTTGAGATTTATAAAGATTATTAATGTTCGAGCTAACTTGAGCTTGAGGAATCTTTTAAAAACTCTTATTCTAAGAATTTGGTTTGTTCGATATTTGTTAACGAACAAGCTTGTTTGCATTTCGAGTTTGACCTCGAGTATGATAAAATAAACGAGCCTTAAGTTggcttaaaaaaatatatatatatatcatcaAATTCATGGATAGTCATTGAATATGGTGACCAAATGCATTAGAAGTATTTATCGAAGATAGGATAAGAAGCTATTGAGGTTTTATATATGAGTATATCTTACCCTGAGTTGGTTAGAAAGtgtcccacatggaaagaaGAAAGTACATGCTactatgtaaaacatataaAACCAACTATATTGATTTAAACAACTCATACCTTTCTCGGCCTTTTGGCTAAGATCAAGTGTAGTATCTGTTCTTATCAGTTTAATATCTGATACGTGGGTCATTGGCCCACAAcgatattaaatttattttttaagggGAAAGACCCATCACAATAGCTTGCTATTGGGGTCTTTGCACGTCGCCCATGCGTTACACTGCTGTATGGGCCTGGCGTACCCCACTATTTCTCAAACCAATATTATGTACTGGCCgataaatcaatcataaaattGTGTGTTCCAACTAGAGCTAGGGCTGCAAACGAGTTCAGTTGAACCCAGTTTTAGACTGTTCGGGTTGAGATTTATAAAGATTATTAGTGTTCGAGCTAACTTGAGCTTGAGGAATCTTTTAAAAACTCTTGTTCTAAGAATTTGGTTTGTTCGATATTTGTTAACGAACAAGCTTGTTTGCATTTCGAGTTTGATAAAATAAACGAGCCTTAAGTTGgcttaaaatatatatatatatatatatatatatatcatcaAATGCATGGATAGTCATTGAATATGGTTACCAAATGCATTTGAAGTATTTATCGAAGATAGGATAAGAAACTACTGAGGTTTTGTTTATGAGTAAATATTACCTTGAGTTGGTTTAAACAGtgtcccacatggaaagaaGAAAGTACATGCTactatgtaaaacatataaaaccaattttattgatttgaaaAACTCATACCTTTCTCGGCCTTTTGGCTAAGATCAAGTGTAGTATCTGTTCTTATCAGTTTAATATCTGATACGTGGGTCATTGGCCCACAAcgatattaaatttattttttaagggGAAAGACCCATCACAATAGTTTGCTATTGGGGTCTTTGCAGTCTCCCATACGTTGCACTGCTGTATGGGCCTGGCGTACCCCACTATTTCACAAACTAATATTATGTACTGGTCGATGAATCAATCATAAATTGGTGTGTTCCAACTAGAGCTAGGGCTGCAAACGAGTTCAGTTGAACCCAGTTTTAGACTGTTCGGGTTGAGATTTATAAAGATTATTAGTGTTCGAGCTAACTTGAGCTTGAGGAATCTTTTAAAAACTCTTATTCTAAGAATTTAGTTTGTTCGATATTTGTTAACGAACAAGCTTGTTTGCATTTCGAGTTTGACCTCGAGTATGATAAAATAAACGAGCCTTAAGTTggcttaaaaaaatatatatatatcatcaAATTCATGGATAGTCATTGAATATGGTGACCAAATGCATTAGAAGTATTTATCGAAGATAGGATAAGAAGCTATTGAGGTTTTATATATGAGTATATCTTACCCTGAGTTGGTTAGACAGtgtcccacatggaaagaaGAAAGTACATGCTactatgtaaaacatataaAACCAACTATATTGATTTAAACAACTCATACCTTTCTCGGCCTTTTGGCTAAGATCAAGTGTAGTATCTGTTCTTATCAGTTTAATATCTGATACGTGGGTCATTGGCCCACAAcgatattaaatttattttttaagggGAAAGACCCATCACAATAGCTTGCTATTGGGGTCTTTGCACGTCGCCCATGCGTTACACTGCTGTATGGGCCTGGCGTACCCCACTATTTCTCAAACCAATATTATGTACTGGCTGATGAATCAATCATAAATTGGTGTGTTCCAACTAGAGCTAGGGCTGCAAACGAGTTCAGTTGAACCCAGTTTTAGACTGTTCGGGTTGAGATTTATAAAGATTATTAGTGTTCGAGCTAACTTGAGCTTGAGGAATCTTTTAAAAACTCTTGTTCTAAGAATTTGGTTTGTTCGATATTTGTTAACGAACAAGCTTGTTTGCATTTCGAGTTTGATAAAATAAACGAGCCTTAAGTTGgcttaaaatatatatatatatatatatatatatatatatatatatatatatatatatatatatatatatatatatatatatatatatatatatatatatatatatatatatatatatatatatatatatatcatcaAATGCATGGATAGTCATTGAATATGGTTACCAAAtgcatttgaattatttatcgaAGATAGGATAAGAAACTACTGAGGTTTTGTTTATGAGTATATATTACCTTGAGTTGGTTTAAACAGTGTCCCACGTGGAAAGAAGAAAGTACATGCTactatgtaaaacatataaAACCAACTATATTGATTTGAACAACTCATACCTTTCTCGGCCTTTTGGCTAAGATCAAGTGTAGTATCTGTTCTTATCAGTTTAATATCTGATACGTGGGTCATTGGCCCACAAcgatattaaatttattttttaagggGAAAGACCCATCACAATAGCTTGCTATTGGGGTCTTTGCACGTCGCCCATGCGTTACACTGCTGTATGGGCCTGGGGTACCCCACTATTTCTCAAACCAATATTATGTACTGGCCGATGAATCAATCATAAATTGGTGTGTTCCAACTAGAGCTAGGGCTGCAAACGAGTTCAGTTGAACCCAGTTTTAGACTGTTCGGGTTGAGATTTATAAAGATTATTAGTGTTCGAGCTAACTTGAGCTTGAGGAATCTTTTAAAAACTCTTATTCTAAGAATTTGGTTTGTTCGATATTTGTTAACGAACATGCTTGTTTGCATTTCGAGTTTGACCTCGAGTATGATAAAATGCATCAAATGCATGGATAGTCATTGAATATGGTTATTGAATATGATATCATCAAATGCATGGATAGTCATTGAATATGGTTACCAAATGCATTTGAAGTATTTATCAAAGATAGGATAAGAAACTACTGAGGTTTTGTTTATGAGTATATATTACCTTGAGTTGGTTTAAACAGtgtcccacatggaaagaaGAAAGTACATGCTactatgtaaaacatataaaaccaattttattgatttgaacAACTCATACCTTTCTCGGCCTTTTGGCTAAGATCAAGTGTAGTATCTGTTCTTATCAGTTTAATATCTGATACGTGGGTCATTGGCCCACAATGatattaaatgtattttttaagGGGAAAGACCCATCACAATAGCTTGCTATTGGGGTCTTCGCACGTCGCCCATGCGTTGCACTGCTGTATGGGCCTGGCGTACCCCACTATTTCTCAAACTAATATTATGTACTGGCCGATGAATCAATCATAAATTGGTGTGTTCCAACTAGAGCTAGGGCTGCAAACGAGTTCAGTTGAACCCGGTTTTAGATTGTGAGGGTTGAGATTTATAAAGATTATTAATGTTCGAGCTAACTTGAGCTTGAGGAATCTTTTAAAAACTCTTGTTCTAAGAATTTGGTTTGTTCGATATTTGTTAACGAACAAGCTGGTTTGCATTTTGAGTTTGACCTCGAGTTTGATAAAATAAACGAGTCTTAAGTTGgcgtaaaaaaaatatatatcatcAAATGCATGGATAGGCATTGAATATTGTTACCAAATGCATTAGAAGTATTTATCGAAGATAGGATAAGAAGCTATTGAGGTTTTATTTATGAGTATATCTTACCTTGAGTTGGTTAGACAGtgtcccacatggaaagaaGAAAGTACATGCTactatgtaaaacatataaAACCAACTATATTGATTTGAACAACTCATACCTTTCTCGGCCTTTTGGCTAAGATCAAGTGTAGTATCTGTTCATATCAGTTTAATATCTGATACGTGGGTCATTGGCCCACAAcgatattaaatttattttttaagggGAAAGACCCATCACAATAGCTTGCTATTGGGGTCTTCGCACGTCGCCCATGCGTTGCACTGCTGTATGGGCCTGGCGTACCCCACTATTTCTCAAACTAATATTATGTACTGGCCGATGAATCAATCATAAATTGGTGTGTTCCAACTAGAGCTAGGGCTGCAAACGAGTTCAGTTGAACCCGGTTTTAGATTGTGAGGGTTGAGATTTATAAAGATTATTAATGTTCGAGCTAACTTGAGCTTGAGGAATCTTTTAAAAACTCTTGTTCTAAGAATTTGGTATGTTCGATATTTGTTAACGAACAAGCTGGTTTGCATTTTGAGTTTGACCTCAAGTTTGATAAAATAAACGAGTCTTAAGTtggcttaaaaaaaaaaaaatcatcaaatgCATGGATAGGCATTGAATATTGTTACCAAATGCATTAGAAGTATTTATCGAAGATAGGATAAGAAGCTATTGAGGTTTTATTTATGAGTATATCTTACCTTGAGTTGGTTAGACAGtgtcccacatggaaagaaGAAAGTACATGCTactatgtaaaacatataaAACCAACTATATTGATTTGAACAACTCATACCTTTCTCGGCCATTTGGCTAAGATCAA
This sequence is a window from Spinacia oleracea cultivar Varoflay chromosome 1, BTI_SOV_V1, whole genome shotgun sequence. Protein-coding genes within it:
- the LOC130462850 gene encoding uncharacterized protein produces the protein MGLSLINLDRPVVFVREISYLLICSCSVWMSSLECFSWGNDLGFFQGIRLTRGGPQMTHLFFADDVLLFFIATTDSCSQLVKVLNRFCGISGQQLNLQKSHFKISPNTPVADQQGFKDIFKMQLVQNFGMHLGVPVDLVGKKHTNFQFLVNKVAGKISAWNSCHLPQPQKLILINYVLIVMVSHIFNCMEVPLSITTKLDSILTRFFWAGKSIKEIHWVSKKVLQLPKGLGGLGIRSASCLNKALLMKHVWRLSSNSQSMLSATVDRKFLKPLHIGIQALLVGRCLSWDMRGMGRAFNNVLRAKDWKVHHFIHPLGAGWNHERIQTAFEFQDARKIVGLELPTSDTEDFLYWDFHKSGKFTVKTAYAMLAVEESSDMINVPQNNIYKMLWSSGIHPKWKLFVWKLLHNGLATKVNLGRKGIQVSIFCDVCGCDEEDIQHLFRLCNSAQQGMSEHGFLLHRKHPNIGFLHPPEDTLVFPPGFFRAIISGMEDQGAPAIILVDGSWHKITGNAGMGWVLDGKYLQEGRILGGAQPGTSHSALQTEATTCLLGLWWASQSLITRVTILTDSHRLVELLRVDAMLDVQIMWTVAEIKKVGKTFSWCCVNKVDRQQVHKARELETAASTSHLCFNNFA